The following is a genomic window from Actinomadura sp. WMMB 499.
TGCGGTTCGGGCACCGGGGCATCAACCAGCCCGTCCAGGACCGGACGACCGGCAAGGTCGACGTGTCGGCCCACAACCACGGGTTCGCCGTGGAGGCGCCGGCCGACGGCCCGTTCGACACCCCGTACGGCCGCGCCGAGGTCACCCACGTGAACCTGAACGACGGCTGCGTCGAGGGCCTGCGGCTGCTCGACCGTCCCGCGTTCAGCGTCCAGTACCACCCGGAGGCCGCGGCGGGCCCGCACGACGCGTCCGGCCTGTTCGACCGTTTCTGCGAGATGATGGAGGGGTCTGCGTGACGCGCCGCGAAGACCTGAACTCGGTCCTGGTCATCGGGTCCGGGCCGATCGTCATCGGCCAGGCCTGCGAGTTCGACTACTCGGGCACCCAGGCGTGCCGCGTGCTGCGGGCCGAGGGCCTGCGGGTCACGCTGGTCAACAGCAACCCCGCGACGATCATGACGGACCCGGAGTTCGCCGACGCCACCTACGTCGAGCCGATCACCCCCGAGGTCGTCGAGAAGATCATCGCCAAGGAGCGGCCGGACGCGCTGCTGCCGACGCTCGGCGGCCAGACGGCCCTCAACACCGCGATCTCGCTCTACGAGAGCGGCGTCCTCGAGCGGTACGGCGTCGAGCTGATCGGCGCCGACGTCGACGCGATCCAGGCCGGTGAGAACCGGGAGAAGTTCAAGGAGATCGTCGCCAAGGTCGCGCGCGAGCAGGGCCTGAACGCCGAGTCCGCCCGGTCCGTCATCTGCCACACGATGGACGAGGTCACGGCGGCGGCCGGCGAGCTCGGCTACCCGCTGGTCGTCCGGCCGTCGTTCACCATGGGCGGGCGCGGCTCCGGCTTCGCGCACGACGAGGACGACCTGCGCCGCATCGCCGGCGCGGGCCTCGACGCGTCCCCGACCAGCGAGGTGCTCCTCGAGGAGTCGATCCTCGGCTGGAAGGAGTACGAGCTGGAGGTCATGCGGGACCGCGCCGACAACGTGGTCATCGTGTGCTCCATCGAGAACCTCGACCCGATGGGCGTGCACACCGGCGACTCGATCACCGTCGCGCCCGCGATGACGCTGACCGACCGCGAGTACCAGAACATGCGGGACGTCGCGATCGCGGTGATCCGCGAGGTCGGCGTCGACACCGGCGGCTGCAACATCCAGTTCGCCGTGCAGCCCGGAACCGGCCGGATGATCGTCATCGAGATGAACCCGCGGGTGTCGCGGTCGTCCGCGCTGGCGTCCAAGGCCACCGGCTTCCCGATCGCCAAGATCGCCGCGAAGCTCGCGATCGGCTACACCCTCGACGAGATCCCGAACGACATCACCCGCGAGACGCCCGCGTCGTTCGAGCCCACGCTCGACTACGTCGTGGTGAAGGTCCCCCGGTTCGCGTTCGAGAAGTTCCCCGGCGCCGACGGCACGCTCACCACCCACATGAAGTCGGTGGGCGAGGCGATGGCGATCGGCCGCTGCTTCACCGAGGCGCTGCAGAAGGCGCTGCGGTCGCTGGAGCAGAAGGGCTCGTCGTTCGGCTGGGCCGGACGGGACGACGCGTCGGGCCTCGACGCCGCCGCGCTCGTCGAGTCCGCGTCCCGCCCGCACGACGGGCGGCTCCGCGACGTGCAGCGCGCGCTCTGGGCGGGGGCGTCCCTCCAGGACCTGTACACGGCGACGGGGATCGACCCCTGGTTCCTCGACCAGATCGCCGCGATCAACGCCGTCGCCGAGGAGATCCGCACCGCCGACGACGCGCTCACCCGCGGGAAGCTGCTGGCCGCCAAGCGGCACGGCTTCTCCGACGCGCAGATCGGCGAGCTGCGCGGGCTGTCGGAGGAGGTCGTCCGCGAGGTCCGGCACGCCCTCGGCGTCCGGCCCGTCTACCTGACCGTCGACACCTGCGCCGCCGAGTTCGAGGCGCGGACCCCGTATCTGTACTCGTCCTACGACGAGGAGACCGAGGTCCCGGCCGGGACGAAGCCGAAGGTGCTGATCCTCGGCAGCGGGCCGAACCGCATCGGGCAGGGCGTCGAGTTCGACTACTCGTGCGTCCACGCGTCCTTCACGCTGGCCGAGGCGGGCTACGAGACCGTCATGGTCAACTGCAACCCCGAGACGGTCTCCACCGACTACGACACCTCCGGGCGGCTCTACTTCGAGCCGCTCACGCTGGAGGACGTCCTCGAGGTCGTGCACGCCGAGCAGCAGACGGGCGAGGTCGCGGGCGTGATCGTCCAGCTCGGCGGGCAGACCCCGCTCGGCCTCGCGCAGAAGCTCAAGGACGCGGGCGTCCCGATCGTCGGCACGACCCCCGAGAGCATCCACCTCGCCGAGGAGCGCGGCGCCTTCGGGCGCGTCCTGCACCGCGCGGGCCTGCTCGCGCCGAAGCACGGCACCGCCACCTCCTACGCCGAGGCGCGCGAGATCGCCGCCGAGATCGGCTACCCGGTGCTCGTGCGGCCGTCCTACGTGCTGGGCGGGCGCGGCATGGAGATCGTCTACGACGACGTCACGCTCGAGTCGTACATGGCCCGCGCCACCGAGGCGAGCCCGGAGCACCCGGTGCTGGTCGACCGGTTCCTGGACGAGGCCATCGAGATCGACGTCGACGCCCTGTTCGACGGCGAGGAGCTCTACCTCGGCGGCGTCATGGAGCACATCGAGGAGGCCGGCATCCACTCCGGCGACTCCGCGTGCGCGCTCCCGCCGATCACCCTCGGGCACGACGACATCCGCCGCATCCGCGAGGCCACCGAGGCGCTCGCGCGCGGCGTCGGGGTGCGCGGGCTCATGAACGTCCAGTACGCGCTCGCCGCGGGCGTCCTGTACGTCCTGGAGGCGAACCCGCGCGCGTCCCGGACCGTCCCGTTCGTGTCCAAGGCGACGGCCGTGCCGCTCGCGAAGGCCGCCGCCCGCGTGATGATGGGCGCGACGGTCGCGCGGCTGCGCGCCGAGGGCATGCTGCCCGCCGAGGGCGACGGCGGGAACCTCCCCCTGGACGCGCCGATCGCGGTCAAGGAGGCCGTCCTGCCCTTCGACCGGTTCCGCAACGAGCGCGGGCAGGGCGTCGACACCGTGCTCGGCCCGGAGATGCGCTCGACGGGCGAGGTCATGGGCATCGACGAGGTGTTCGGCACCGCGTTCGCCAAGTCGCAGCAGGCCGCCTACGGCTCGCTGCCGACCAAGGGACGCGCGTTCGTCTCCGTCGCGAACCGGGACAAGCGGCACATGGTGTTCCCGGTGAAGCGCCTCGCTGACCTGGGCTTTGAGATTCTTGCCACGGAGGGGACCGCCGAGGTCCTGCACCGCAACGGCGTCCGTGCCAAGATCGTGCGCAAGCACAGCGAGGGGCCCGGCCCGGACGGCGAGCCCACGATCGTGCGGCGCGTCCTCGACGGCGAGGTGGACCTCATCGTCAACACGCCCTTCGGCGGCCCCGGCCAGTCCGGGCCCCGGCTCGACGGGTACGAGATCCGTACCGCGGCCGTGCTGCGCGGCGTACCGTGCGTCACGACCGTGCAGGGGCTCGCCGCCGCCGTGCAGGGCATCGAGGCCGTCGCGGGCGGGCAGATCGGCGTCCGCTCCCTCCAGGAGCACGCGGAGCGGATCAGCGGCGCGCACGGCCGCACGGGCCCGGCCGACCCGGGCGCGGGCACCGGCTGACGTCGCGGGCGGCACGCCGCCGCGACGTCCGGACGGGCGGTCGCGGCGGCGCGCCGGCCGCGTGCGAGCGTGACCCGGCGAGACGATCGCGCGGCCCGTCCGTGCGGCCGGTCGGTTGTGCGGGCGTGACCGTGCGGGTGGTCGTGCGGGTGCGGTCGTGCGGGACGATCGTGGGGCCGCCCGTGCGGGACGCCCGTGCGGGACGATCGTGCGGGCGAGACCGTGCGGGCGTGACCGTGCGGGCGAGACCGCGCGGAGGGACCGGGCGAGGCGAACGAGGAGAGGGAGACGGGTGTCCGACACACCGGTGCAGACCTCGGCGACGGTCCTGACGGTCCGCCAGGTGCAGGACTACCACGCGCTGACGCTGGTCGCCCCGGCCATCGCCGAACGGTTCCGGCCCGGCCAGTTCATCGCGGTCGCCGTCGGCGGGCGGCAGTCCGCCCGGCTCGTCCGCCGCTGCTTCGGCGTGCACGAGGTCAAGTCCGACTACGGCGGCACGGTCGAGGTCGTGTTCGCCGACACCGAGCCCGGCACCGGCTGGCTGGCCGGGCTGCGCTCCCGCGACCAGCTCGACCTCCTGGGCCCGCTCGGCCGCCCGTTCCGGCTGCCCCGCGACCCGGTGAACTGCCTGCTGGTGGGCGGCGGCCCCGGCGGCGCGGTGCTGTTCGCGCTCGCCGACTCCCTGCTGCGGCGGGGCTGCCGCGTCCACTTCGTCCTCGGCGGCCCGTCCGCCCGGCAGGTGTTCGGCTCCCGGATGGCGCAGCGCATCGGCGACAGCGCCACCGTCGTCACCGCGGACGGGACGCTCGGCGACCGGGGCGCCGTCCGCGACGTGCTGCCCCGCGTCATCGACGAGACCGCCGCGGACGTCGTCTACGGCTGCGGGCCCACCGACCTGCTCCGCTCGGTCACCCAGGTCGCCGGGGACTTCGGGCTCCCGTCCCAGGTGTCGGTCGAGGAGTTCATGCAGCGGACGGGCGCGTGCGGCATCGGCGTGTGCATGACGTGCGTGCTGCCCGTCCACGGCGACGACGGCGTCACCCGCATGGCGCGCGCCTGCGCGGACGGCCCCGTCCTGCGCGGCGACCGGGTCCGGTGGGGCGACCTCGGCACCATCCCGTTCGACGCGCTCGGCGCGCCGCGCGTCCTGTCGCCCGGTGCGCGCGGCGCCGCCGAGGGGAGCGAGCGGTGAGCGACCGGATGAACGAGCGCGCGGCGGGGGACCGGCTCCGGACCGCGATCGGGGCCCTCGAACTGCCCAACCCCGTCCTGACCGCGTCCGGATGCGGCGGCACCGGCCGGGAACTGGCCCAGTTCTTCGAACTCTCCCGGCTGGGGGCGTTCGTCACCACGTCCGTCATGCCCCAAGCGCGCGCGGGACGCCCCACGCCGCGGGTGGCCGAGACCCCCAGCGGCCTCCTGACCGCCATGGGGCTCCCCGGGCCGGGCATCGAGACCTTCCTCGAGCACGACCTGCCGTGGCTCATCGAGCAGGACGTCCGCACCGTCGTCTCCGTCGCGGGCAACAGCGTCGAGGAGTACGGCGACCTGTCCCGGCGGCTGCGCGGTGTGCCCGGCGTCGCCGCGATCGAGGTCAACCTCGCCGCCCCGAACGCCGGGGACCGCGGCGGGACCTTCGGGCGGCACCCGTCGGCCGCCGCGGCGGCCGTCCGGGCCGTGCGCGACCACGCGCGGCCCGGCGTCCCCGTCCTGGCCAAGCTCGCCCCGGACGCCACCGACGTCGTCACCATCGCGCTGGCCTGCGTGGACGCGGGCGCCGACGGGCTGACGCTGATCAACACCATGGACGGCATGGCGATCGACCCGCACACGCTGCGGCCCGCCCTCACCGGCGTGTCGGGCGGCCTGTCGGGCCCGGCGATCCGCCCGGTCGCCGTCCGCTGCGTCTACCAGGTGCACGCCGCGCTGCCCCGCACCCCCATCATCGGGGTCGGCGGCGTCGTCACCGGCCTGGACGCCCTCGAGTTCGTCCTCGCCGGCGCGTCGGCGGTCGCCGTCGGCACCGCCCTGTTCCACGACCCCACGGCGGGCCCCCGCATCCTGCGCGAACTCGACGAGGCCCTCGCGGCGCGCGGGATCGGGAGCCTGGCCGCCGCCGTCGGGCTGGCCCACCGGCCCGCC
Proteins encoded in this region:
- a CDS encoding dihydroorotate dehydrogenase electron transfer subunit, whose amino-acid sequence is MSDTPVQTSATVLTVRQVQDYHALTLVAPAIAERFRPGQFIAVAVGGRQSARLVRRCFGVHEVKSDYGGTVEVVFADTEPGTGWLAGLRSRDQLDLLGPLGRPFRLPRDPVNCLLVGGGPGGAVLFALADSLLRRGCRVHFVLGGPSARQVFGSRMAQRIGDSATVVTADGTLGDRGAVRDVLPRVIDETAADVVYGCGPTDLLRSVTQVAGDFGLPSQVSVEEFMQRTGACGIGVCMTCVLPVHGDDGVTRMARACADGPVLRGDRVRWGDLGTIPFDALGAPRVLSPGARGAAEGSER
- a CDS encoding dihydroorotate dehydrogenase, translated to MNERAAGDRLRTAIGALELPNPVLTASGCGGTGRELAQFFELSRLGAFVTTSVMPQARAGRPTPRVAETPSGLLTAMGLPGPGIETFLEHDLPWLIEQDVRTVVSVAGNSVEEYGDLSRRLRGVPGVAAIEVNLAAPNAGDRGGTFGRHPSAAAAAVRAVRDHARPGVPVLAKLAPDATDVVTIALACVDAGADGLTLINTMDGMAIDPHTLRPALTGVSGGLSGPAIRPVAVRCVYQVHAALPRTPIIGVGGVVTGLDALEFVLAGASAVAVGTALFHDPTAGPRILRELDEALAARGIGSLAAAVGLAHRPAGYVPPQVRPDEPEKERT
- the carB gene encoding carbamoyl-phosphate synthase large subunit, translated to MTRREDLNSVLVIGSGPIVIGQACEFDYSGTQACRVLRAEGLRVTLVNSNPATIMTDPEFADATYVEPITPEVVEKIIAKERPDALLPTLGGQTALNTAISLYESGVLERYGVELIGADVDAIQAGENREKFKEIVAKVAREQGLNAESARSVICHTMDEVTAAAGELGYPLVVRPSFTMGGRGSGFAHDEDDLRRIAGAGLDASPTSEVLLEESILGWKEYELEVMRDRADNVVIVCSIENLDPMGVHTGDSITVAPAMTLTDREYQNMRDVAIAVIREVGVDTGGCNIQFAVQPGTGRMIVIEMNPRVSRSSALASKATGFPIAKIAAKLAIGYTLDEIPNDITRETPASFEPTLDYVVVKVPRFAFEKFPGADGTLTTHMKSVGEAMAIGRCFTEALQKALRSLEQKGSSFGWAGRDDASGLDAAALVESASRPHDGRLRDVQRALWAGASLQDLYTATGIDPWFLDQIAAINAVAEEIRTADDALTRGKLLAAKRHGFSDAQIGELRGLSEEVVREVRHALGVRPVYLTVDTCAAEFEARTPYLYSSYDEETEVPAGTKPKVLILGSGPNRIGQGVEFDYSCVHASFTLAEAGYETVMVNCNPETVSTDYDTSGRLYFEPLTLEDVLEVVHAEQQTGEVAGVIVQLGGQTPLGLAQKLKDAGVPIVGTTPESIHLAEERGAFGRVLHRAGLLAPKHGTATSYAEAREIAAEIGYPVLVRPSYVLGGRGMEIVYDDVTLESYMARATEASPEHPVLVDRFLDEAIEIDVDALFDGEELYLGGVMEHIEEAGIHSGDSACALPPITLGHDDIRRIREATEALARGVGVRGLMNVQYALAAGVLYVLEANPRASRTVPFVSKATAVPLAKAAARVMMGATVARLRAEGMLPAEGDGGNLPLDAPIAVKEAVLPFDRFRNERGQGVDTVLGPEMRSTGEVMGIDEVFGTAFAKSQQAAYGSLPTKGRAFVSVANRDKRHMVFPVKRLADLGFEILATEGTAEVLHRNGVRAKIVRKHSEGPGPDGEPTIVRRVLDGEVDLIVNTPFGGPGQSGPRLDGYEIRTAAVLRGVPCVTTVQGLAAAVQGIEAVAGGQIGVRSLQEHAERISGAHGRTGPADPGAGTG